CCTGAAAGCCGTCGTCGAGTTGGAAGACGTCGAACGGCAAGTCCAGCTCGCGCGCGAGCGTTGCCTCGCGCACGAAGGTGTCGAAGGTGATGTCGCGGTAATACGAGTACCACGAGCACCACACGCGCAGGGGCGCGGGAGTGCGTGCCTGCATCTCGCGCCCGAGATCGGCGCTCAGGGACTCGATGAGGTCGATGACGTTCTCGGAGAAGGCGAGGTGGGCAGGCTCGGGATCGCCTTCGCATTTGTACGAGAGGTGCACGAGGTCGCCGTCGGCGTGCGCTTCCCAATGCGTGAAGGAGTGCGCGGCGTTCCCGGCGCAGCCGACGTACCCGCTGCCGTCCTCGGCGATCAGGGCGATTAAGGTGTGAGAGCGCCACACGCCGGGCTTGCCGCGATCTCCGGGAGGCCACGCGACGTCGTGCCCTTGCCGCACGAGCACGTCGAGGGTCGGTCGAGCCTGAACGTCGGTCAAGGAGCGCAGTTCCGCCTCGCTCCACGATTGATAGCCGCTCACGAGCACGCGGGCGCGCGGCACCGTGAGCGTCCAAGTTCCGCTGGGAGCCGTGAACGTTTCGGTCATCATACGAGGGTCCAGCTTACCGGACCGAGCTCGCGTCCCTCGAAGGTCACGCGTTCGGGATTCCAGTTTTGCACGAGGGTGCGCCCTCCTCGGCGCGACACTCGAATGCCTGGCGGCAGCGGCGTGGGATTCAAGCCAAGCTCGCCCGCGAGGCGGTACAGCGTCTCCCACACCAGCCCGGTCGAGTTCGCCCCGATCGTGACGACTTGTCCGTGCCGCACGGCCGCCGCCGCTCCTTCGAGGGGTCCGCCTTCGTAGTGCGCGAGGACCTCCGCGCCTTCCAACGGCTCGTAGCCTTCCGCCCACGTCGTGACTTCATGCCCACCCGCCTTGATCGTGAGGCCGGGCCGCAAGCTCTCGAAGTTAAGAACGCGCGCTCCGAAGAAGGTTTTGAAGTTGCCGAACTGTCCGTTTTCGTGCGCGCGTCCCGAAGCGGTACGAAAGGCGGTGCGCGGGCCGAACACGAACGCCCTGCCCGCGGCGTCGCCGCGCAGCTTCTCGAGGCGGGCGTCCGAGATCATGGTGAGGCTGGGCGCGACGACGAGCGCGAACCGCGAGAGATGCGCGTCGGGATGAACGATTTCCACGTCGATGCCGAGCGACCGAAGCGCCGTGTAGTAGGAAGAGGTCTGCTCCCAGTAGGCAGGGCCGCCGTGCGGCTGCTGATCGAGGACCCACAAGCTCTCGTAGTCGTGCAGCAACGCGACCTTCGCGGGAACGTCGCCGAGCACGAGGTCTTCGCGCTTCAGGCGCTCGACCTCGAAAAAGCCCCGGTCGGGGGTCTCGTCGTGGCGAAGAAGGCCGCTGTGCAAAACTTCCTGAGCCATCGTCGCGGCGCGCCAGCGAAAGTAGCTCACGCAGTCCGCGCCGTGCGCCCAAGCCTGCGTCGTCCACAGGCTCACGGCTCCGTCGGCGGGCAGCGGATTGTAAGGCGCCCAGTTCACTTGGCCGCACTGCTGTTCCATCACCCAGAACGGTCGGCGCATGAGCCCCCGGTACAAGTCGTGGTTGAAGGCGATGGCGTCGGGGTGACCGGTGCGGGCGTAGTACGTCTTGAGGTCCTCGCCGACCCACTTGCCGAAATGCTCCAGCATGCCCGTCGGATAGTTGTCCCACGTCGGGAAGTCGAGGCACGCGGAGACTCGGTAGTGATCGAAGCCCGACTCGAAGATCATGAAGTTGTGCGTGACGAAGCGGCCCGGCGAGAGTTCGCGCAAAATCGCCACTTGCTGCTCTTGGAACTCCACGATCATGTCCGAGCAGAAGCGGGCGTAATCCAGAACGTGCGACGGATTGGCCTCGGTCACCGTGAGGTTCGGCGGGCCGATCTGCTCCCACGCCGTGTACTCCATGCTCCAGAACACGTTGCCCCACGCTTCGTTGAGCGCGTCGAGCGTGCCGTACTTCTTCTCCAGCCAAGCGGGAAAGGCGGCCGCGCTCGCCCCGCCGAACGAGCGGGCCGTGCCGTGACATCCGAATTCGTTGTCGGTCTGCCATCCGACGAGGCCGGGATGCTGCCCGTAGCGCTCGGCGAGGGCGCGCGTGATGCGGCGCGAGTGCGCACGGTACACGGGCGACGCGAAGTCGTAGTGACGGCGCGACCCGAACGCCCGTACCCGCCCGAACTCGTCGTACGGCAAGATCTCGGGGTGTTGGCGAATCAGCCACGCGGGAGGCGTCGCCGTGGGCGTGCACAGCACCACCCCGAGTCCCGCTTCGTGCAGAACGTTCACGGCGTCGTCCAGCCAGCTCCACTCGAATTGCCCTTCGCGCGGCTCCATGCGGCTCCACGCGAACTCGGCGATTCGCACGAACGAGAGGCCGAGTTCCTTTTGCTGTCGCGCGTACGCTTCCCAGCGGTCGCGCGGCACGTGCTCGGGGTAATCGCAAACGGCGAGATGCAAGCTCGAAGGGGAGGTCAAATCGGTGCTCCTTTCGCAAGCGATCAGCTCCGGACGCTCAACCTGACAGTCGAGCGTCCGGAGCTGATCGCCGATGACTGACGGCTGTCAGCTTACCCCTTCACGGCGCCCGCGCTCAGTCCGCCTTGCCAGTAGCGTCCCAACGACAGGAACGCGAGGACGAGCGGCAAGATGGAGATGAGAGCGCCCGTGACGATCATGGTGTAGAGGCGCTCGGTGCCCGTCGTAGTGTTGTTCCAGACGGAGAGGCCGAGCGTGAGCGGATAGAGCTCGGTGGAGTTCAGCATCATGAGGGGCAAGAAGAAGTTGTTCCAGCCCGCCACGAACGAGAAGAGCGCCACCGTGACGAGTCCGCCGCGCACGAGCGGCAAGCCGAGTTGCCAGAAGATGCGCCCTTCGGACGCGCCGTCGATTCGCGCCGCTTCCATGAGCTCGTCGGGAAAGCCCGCGTCCCAGAAAAGACGCATGAGGTACAAGCCGAACGGGTTGACGATGGACGGCAAAATGAACGCCCACGGCGTGTTGATGAGCGGAATGCCCGCTTGACCGAGGTTTTGCATGATGAGGAAGAGCGGCAGGACGAGGGCCGTGCCGGGCACCATGATCGTGCCCAGGATGAGCGAGAACAGCGCGTTCTTGCCTTTGAACTGGAACTTCGAGAAGGCGTACCCGGCGGTCGCGCAGGTGAGGGCCGAGCCGATCGCGATGGCCGTGGAGTAGAGCGCGGAGTTCAGCAGCCAGCGCGGAAAGATGCCGTCTTGGTGCGTGAAGACCTTCCGGACGTTGTCGAGAAGGTGGCTGGGGCTGGAGAACCACAAGCCGAAGGTGGAGAACAGTTGACCGTTGTCCTTGAAGATCGTCACGAACATCCACCACAGCGGAACGAGCGAGTAGATCGCGAAGAGGCCCAAGACGAGCAGTTGCAGCGGAGTGAAACCTCGCCGCGGCTTCGGGGTGCTGACGGCGCGTGCGCGAGCGCCGACGTCGGGCAGAGCTTGGCTCATCGGTCACCTCCGAGGCGGGCGAAGCGCAAGAAGACGGTGCTGAACAGGAACGTGACGAGCGCGATGAGGATGGCCATCGCGGCGGCGTAACCGTACTGCGCGTCACGCGACGCGGCGAGGTAGATGTACGTGTTCGGCGTGAGGTTGTCGGGAACGTACCCGAGAGGTCGCAGCACGAACGGCTCGCTGAACACCTGCATGGTTCCGATGATCGAGAAGATGAACGTCAGGATGATCGTGGGGCGCAAGAGGGGCAATTTGATGTAGCGCGTGAGGTTCCACCCGTCCGCTCCGTCGATCTTCGCCGCCTCGTAAATGTCGGTCGGTACGTTTTGCAACGAGGCGTAGAGGGTGATCATGTTGTAGCCCGTCCACGTCCACGTGACGATGTTCGCCACCGACCAAAGCACGACCGTGCTCGACAGCATGTCCACCGTGCCGCTTCCGACCGCCTTGAGCGTCTGGTTGATCGGAGAGAGGTTCGGCGAGTACAGGTAACCCCACAAAAGTCCCGCGACAACCGCCGGGATGGTATACGGCAGGTAGAAGACGGTGCGGAAGAAGCGCTGCGCACGCCCCTTGACGGAGTCGAGCACGATCGCGAGGGCAACCGCGATCCCGAGCATGATCGGAATCTGCACCAAGCCGAAAAGGGCGATGTTGCCGAGCGACTGCAAGAAGGCCGTGTCCTGCAAGGCGCGCGAGTACTGCTCGAACCACGCGAAGACTTCCTTGGCGGGACCGAAGCCGACGCGTTTCTTGATGAACAGACTGAGGTACACGGCGTACAAGACGGGCGCGAGATAGAAGACGGCGAAGGCGAGCAGAAAAGGCGCGAGGAACAGCCACGGCGTCGTTGATGAAACGGCGCGGCGCGAACGTCGAGGGCGAGGCGGAGAAAGCGTTCCTTGGCTCATACAAACCTCGTGAAAGGACGAGGGTCGAGAGGCGAGGGCCGAGACCCTTGACCCTCGACCCTCGTCTCTCGACCCTTATCGAACCGTGTAGCCGTCTTTGCGCGCGGCGTCGAGAGATTCCTTCTGCCAAGCGGCCAGAGCTTGATCCGGCGTGAGCTTGCCCTTGAGCATCGCGTCGATCTGCTTGTTGAAGTTGGCGTCCACGGCGGGGAACCACGGCGCCCACTGGAAGTTCACGTTGACGCCTTCGGACGCCTTGGCGTAGACGGCGTTGATGTCCTGGCCGCCGAAGAACTTGATGGGCGGAGAGGTCTTGTCGCTGAGCGCGGGAAGTTTCAAGCCCGCCTTCGCGGCCGGGAACAGGCCGCCGCCCTTGAAGTTCGTCTCGACGGCCGTGCGCGACGAGTTGAGCCACAGCGCGAACGCGGCGGCGGCCTGCGGATTCTTGCTTTGCGTCGTGACGGCCATGCTGGAACCGCCCCAGTTACCGCTGGCGCTCGCGCCCGCCTTCCACTGCGGCAAGGAGGCGACGCGCCATTGACCCGCGCTCTTGGTCTTCATGGAGGACGCGTACCCGCCCGGACCCCACGCCGCTTCGAAGTTCGTGGCGATTTGACCGGCGCCCGCCGCGTTCCAGTAGTCGGCGCTGAACGCGGGGACGGTGGAGACGTAGCCTTTCTTGATAAGGCCGTTCCAGTAATTCAAGACCTTCTTGGCGCTGGAGTTGTCGAGCGTCTGCACCCACCCGTCGCCGCTGCGCTTGAAGAACTGGCCGCCGTCTTGCCACGCGAGCGCGATGAACCACGGCGAGAAGGTCGAGTAGAAGTTTCCCATCTTGACCTTGCCGCCCGACGCCTTGCTGAGCTGCTCGGCCGCCTTGGCGTACTCGTTCCACGTCTTGGGCACGGCGATCTTGTACTTGTCGAAGATGTCCTTGCGGTAGACCATCGCGAACGGACCCGTGTCTTGGGGAATGGCGTACACGGACTTCCCGTCGGGGCTGACTTGTCCCCACGTCCACGGCACGAAGAGGTTGCGCGCTTCGTTCGCGCCGTACTTCGTGAGGTCCGCGAGCCCGCCCGTGTCGATGAACGACGGCAGGTAGCCGTACTCGATTTGCACCACGTCGGGCGCGCCCGAACCCGCCTTGAGGGCCGTTTGAAGCTTCGTGTACGTGGCGGGACCGCCGCCGAGGTTCTCGACTTTGACCTTGATGTTCGGGTAGATCTTCTCGAATTCCTTGACGGTCTTGTCGAGGTTCGGCACCCATGACCACACCGTGAGGTTCACGTTTCCGCTGACCTTAGGCAACTTGGGCTCCTGGTAGCTCGATTGCGCCGTGACGCTCGAGCTCAGCAAGCCGATCAACACCAGCAACTTCACGTTCTTCATACGTCCTCCTATTGGGACCGGGTATGCGACGAGAACTTCACCTCGAAGGTCAAGCTCGACGGGAAGTCATGTTGGCGTGCTTCACACCGCGTGAACTTGCACGCCTTGTTCGCGCAGAAGCGCCATTTTGTCGGCGGTGGCATTGCGGTCCGTCACGATGTGCCGGACGCGTGAAAGCGGCAAGATGGCCGCCGACGACACTTCGCCGAGCTTGCTGTGATCCGCGGCGACGATCGTCTCTCGCGCGTTGTTCGCCATGATTCGTTTGATTTCGGCTTCCTCCAGGTTGCGGTTCGTGATGCCAGCTTGGGCGTCGACGCCGTTGCAACCGAGGAAGAGCTTGTCGGCGTACAAGCTTTCGAGCAGACGCGTTCCGAGCGGATTGACGAGGCTGTGCTGCAAGCGCCTCAAGGTCCCGCCCGTCACGACGACCGTGATGTTGGGAAGCTTCTCGAGCTCCAAGGCGATGTTGAGGCCCGACGTGATGACGGTCACGTTGCGAAGAAGCGGCGAAATGGACCGTGCGATCTCGGTGGTGGTACTGCCGACGTCGAGGAAGACCGTGTCGCCGTCCTCGATGAGGTTGGCGGCGAATTGGCCGATGCGGCGCTTCTCGTTGGAGTACAGCTTGCGCGTCTCTTCCAGGGGACGCTCGGCGTGATTCGCGAACGGACGAACGGCGCCGCCCCGCGTGCGGTGAATGAGCCCTTGGCGCTGCAGCGTTTCGAGGTCGCCGCGAATCGTCACTTTCGAAACGCCCAGCAGGTTCGAGAGGCCGTCGACCGTGACGCGCTCTCGCTGCTCGAGTTCCGACAGAATGACTCGCAGACGGGATTGCAAAGCTTTCCTTTCCCCCTTTCGATTCGTTTCGCTTGTGTCGGAGCTTATCTCTAGGGCGGGAGCGAAGTCAAGGTCGAGTGAAGGCGAACGGCACCGAAAAGCGACGCAGCTTACCTTGCGAGGCGTTCGAGGTGAATCCGGGCGGGGTCTTTCACGAAGCCCATCGCTTCATTGATCGAAAGCATGGGGCGGTTCACGGCGTGGTTGCTCGTGCGAACGAAACGAAAGCCGTGCGTGCGCGCGTACTCGGTCGCGGCGAGCTTGAGAGTCTGCGCGACGCCGAGGCGGCGATGCCCGCGCCGCACTCCCGTGAGGCCGGTCAGAAGGGTGTCGGGCTTCGCCGAGGGCCGCAGTTCCGTGAACCCGACGAGTTCACCGTCGCGCACCGCGAAGAAGGTGGCCTGTTCGAGCAGTCGAGGTTGACGCGGAATGCGCTCGCGCCACGTCTCGAACGGCCACGGTTGGAAGGTCGTTGCTTGGGGCACGTCCGCCAAGAGCGAGACCGCCAGATCGTACCAACGCCGCTCGAAAGTTTCGTTTCGCCAGTCGAAGGCCGAGAGAGGTCGCACGTCGACGCCCGCCGCGCGCGACTTCTCCTCGAAGGCCTCGAACTTCGCCGCGTCGAAGGCCGTCACGTCGAGTTGCGACGAGAACATGCGGTCGGTTTCGCGAAAGCCTTTCGACAACAAGAGCGGCAACTGCCAACGGTCCTCGCGGGCGCCCGCGACCAACACGTCGGGCGCGTGGGGCGCCAGGGCCGACTCGACTCGGTCGAAGAGCGCCTCGGCGTGCTCGGTCGTTTGCGCGTCCGGCACGAGCCACAAGGAAAGCGAGAAGTAGCCCGGCAAGGGGTTGTGCCGCCACGTGCCGCCGCTCGCTCCGCCGATGACCGCGCCGCCTCGTTCCAGCACGAAGCGGTATTGCACGTCGCCTTCGGCTTGGGACGCGTCGAGGTGCCGCAACTCGTCGACCGAGCGTGGATCGTCCGGTTGCGCGAATCTCAGCATCGCCGCGAAGCGTTCGTACTCCAAATCGGTCGGCTCGAAGGGCCGCAAGGTCGCAGGGGTCGTCATGCCGCACGGTAACAAAGCCGCTTCGATCGTTCATCGGCCAAACGGCGCACGGCGGCGAGGCGTCTTCAGCGAGCGACCGTGCGAATGTCCGTTCCTTCGAGCTCTCCGTCGCGAATGTGCACGACGCGGTCGGCGCGGGCGGCGACGTTCGGGTCGTGCGTGATGAGCACGACCGTCTTGCCCTCGGCGGCCGGTGCGAGCAACAATTCCAAGATGGACGCTCCCGTCTTCGTGTCGAGGTTGCCCGTCGGCTCGTCGGCGAGCAGGATCGGCGGATCGGTCACGAGGGCGCGCGCGATCGCCACGCGCTGCTGCTCGCCGCCCGACAGTTGAGACGGCAGGTGGCCGCCACGCTTGCCGAGCCCGACGCTTTGCAGCAGACGCTCGGCGCGCTCGCGGCGCTCGTGCGGCGTCACTCCGGCGAGCATGAGGGGAAACTCGACGTTCTCGCGGGCGCTGAGGATCGCGACGAGGTTGTAGTTCTGGAAGACGAAGCCGAACTTCTCCAGGCGCAGCGCCGCCCGCTGCGTCTCGCTGAGCCGCGCGATGTCGACGTCGTCCACGAGGACGGAGCCGCCGCTGGGCGTGTCGAAGCCCGCGAGAAGGTTGAGCAGCGTGGACTTGCCGCTGCCGCTCGGTCCGACGACCGCCGTGAGGCCGGGCGCGAACGTGTAGCTCACCTCGTGCACGGCGGTGACGACGGAGTCGCCGCTCGGATAGACTTTCGTGACTTGTCGAAGTTCGATCATGGATTCCTTCGGTTTCTCGGCTTCAGATGCGCCCGAGCGCCTCGGTGATCTTGAGGCGGCTCGCGGAGCGGGCGGGCAGCAGGCCCGCGAGCAGGCCCAGCAGCAACGAGATCAGCATGGCGAGCAGCGCGAGGCGAGGCGTGAGGGCCGCCGCGTCGATGTTGGCGAGGTTTCGCGTGTACGCGTTCACGCCGAGGATGCCGAGCACGCCGAGCGCGATGCCGCCCACGCCGCCCGCGAGGGCCAGCAGCAGGCTCTCGGTGAGGACGAGGCTGCGCACGAAGGCCGGTTTCGCTCCGATGGCGCGCAACGTGCCAAATTCCCGCGTGCGTTCGAACACGCCCATCATGACCGTGTTCGCGACGGCGAGTCCACCCACGATCAAGGCGATGAGGCTGATTCCGAAACGCACCGCGTCCGAGATGCGAAGCGCCCGCTCGATGAAGTTCAAAAAGTCCGCCTGCGTCTGCACTTCGAGTTGCAGCTTGGACGACAAGGCCTTGGCGACTTCGCGCGCGCGCGTCGGCTCGTCGAGCTTGAGGGCGATGATCGACAGGCGGCCTTGCGCGGCGATCGCGTCTTGCAAGGTCGTGAGGGGCATCAAGATGAACGAGTCGGTGAGGCCGCCGCCTTCGCTCAGCACGCCGACGACCTTGACGGCCGCGCGGCGATTGACGCGCAAGGTAGACCCGAGCTTGAGCCCGCCGTTGCGCGCGGCGCTCGCTCCGACGACGGCGACGGGCCGCCCTTCGTCGGACGGTTGCAGCAAGCGGCCCGCCGCGACCGCGACGTTGGGAAACACGGCCTTCACGCCGAGCGCGGCGGGCAAGGCGTACAAGATGTAGCTCGAACTCGGGTCGAGTCCGCCGCGCACGCTGAGGGCGACCGGAATGACTTGCTTGATGCCGTACTGCTCCTTGAGGGCGTTGACTTGACCCACGGTGCTGCCCGGCAAGTTCGGCTCGGGCGCGAAGCCGCCCGCGTCGAAGCCGTTGAGGCTGATTTGCAGGTCGGGGCCGATGTTGCCGAGTTCGGAGGCGAAGACGCGCCGCAATCCCTCGCCGAGCGACAAGAAGATCACCATGCTCGCGACGGCCACCACGATGCCGAGCGCCGTGAGGATCGTGCGAACGGGGCGTCGCAGAAGACCGCGCAATGCCAGTTGCCACAAGTCGGGAAGTCGCACGCCTTCTAGAGTACCGATTTTGCGTTTTCCGGCTGTGGGGCTTCTCAAGGTTCGCCGGTAGACTCGGCTCCATGAAAGCCGCCTTCACGATCGTGCTGGCCTTCGCGTCGTGCGCGAGCGCCCGACTCGCCTTGCTGCCGCTCGATTCTCGGCCCGCTACCAGCGACTTGCCCGCCCGCATCGCTTCGCTGAGGAGCGAGGACGTGAGCGCCGCGCCGACGACGCTGCTCGGAACGCGCGAACGCGGCGCGGACGTCTCGGCGCTCGGCGCTTGGCTGGAAGCGCAAGACGGCGGACCCCTCGTCGTGGCCCTCGACACGCTCGCGTACGGCGGCTTGGTGCAGTCGAGGTCGAGCGATGCGAGCGTCGAGGAAGCCTTGAAGCGCTTGGAGGTCGTGCGGACGTGGCGCGCGCGCACGGGTCAACCCGTCTACGCCTTCGTCACCTTGCCGAGGCAGCCCGACGCGCGAAACAGGGCGCGCAACTTCGAAGTTGCCAAGGAGATGGTCGAGTGGGCACGCCAAGGAGTGTTCGCCGAGTTGCACGTCACGTGGGACGACGCGTTGCCGAGCTCTCCCGCGCCGGCGGAAGGAGCGCGCTTGCGCTCGGACGCTCCACGAAACGTTCGCGTGTACCCCGGCGCGGACGAGGTGCTGTCGATGCTGGTGGCGCGCGCCCTGTCGCCCGCCGCGCGCCGCCTCGCGGTGGAGTTCAGCGATCCCGGCGCGGCGACGCGCCTCGCGCCGTACGAAGGCATTTCGTTGACGGACAGCGTGCGACTGCACGCGGAAGGCACCGGCTGGACGGTGGTGCCGTCGAAGTCCACGCCTGCTCGCCTTCCGTTCGGCGGAACGGTGAGCGAGCCGACCGAGCCGTCCGACCTCACCCTCTTCGTCTTCAACGGCGGAGATGCTCGTCGCGCCGCCTTGCGCGTCTCGCAACTTCTACGCTCGGGGCACCTCGCCGTGGCGGACGTTTCGCGCGTCAATCAAGGGACGCTGCCGCTGTGGGCGGATCTCGGAACGCTCGACCGACCGCGCGATCTCGCTTCGCTCGGCGCGTGGGGCACGCCTGGCAACAACTTCGGCACGGTCCTCGCGCACGCGAAGATCTTCTTGGAGGGCGCCGATCCCGCGAGGCAAGACGCGCTGCTCGCACGTCAAGTCGCGAACGACGTGATCTTCAGCGCGCGGGTGCGGTCCGCTTTGCGCGCGGCCGTGCCCGAAAGCGACATGGGATCGGACGACGCGCAACGCGCCCTCGTGAACCTCGCTCGCTCGTTCTTTCCGCTGCGGCTCGCGGACACGTACGAGTTGCAAAGCGCGGACTTGCCGTGGCGACGCTCGTTCGAGTGGCGCTTCGAGTTGCGCCGCGAAACGCCTTGAAGTTCAGGGGCGATCGTTCCTCGTTGTCGCCAAGGGTCACGCGGTGCTGCCACGAGTCAGGCGCGCGAGTCGGCTTCGACCTCGGACCGCTTCGGGAACTTCTCGAGCCCGCAACTCGGCGACGTTTCGTCCCGTGCGACTTCGGCGGAGGCGTTCGAACTCAAGCCTCGCGGCGACCCATCCACAACGCCGAGCCGATCACGAGGGCGGCGCCCAGCAAGGCGAGCGGCGAGAGGCGCTCGGCGAACAGCGCGGCGGCCAAAACCGCGGCCACGACAGGTTCCAAGGCGGCGATGACCGACGCGCGGGTCGTCGGGAGATGACGAAGGCCCAGCGAGTAGACGAAGTACGCGAGGTAGGTGCTGAAGAAGGCCATCGCGAGCAGCAGGCTCCACGCGGCGAACGACTTCTCGGCGAAGGTCGTGAAGGGCGCGAGTCCCAACGCGCCGATCGGAAGGGCCAAGGCCAGCAAGGCGGGCGCGCCGTACCGCGCGAAGTACACCTTGCCGTACGGGTAGTACAGGGCGTACGTGAGGGCGCTCAGCAATCCGAACATCAACGCGGGACCCGTGACGCGCACGCCCGTTCCGCCTCCGACGCTGATGAGTGCCACGCCCGCGATCGTCACGAACATCGTGAGAAGTTCCGCGCGGCCCAGGCGCTCTTCGAACAAGCGCCAGCCGATCACGGCGACGAACGCGGGCGCGGTGTACAACAACACCGACGCGAGGCTCGCGCCGCCTTCACGCACGGCGAGTTGGTACGCGCCGTAAAAGACGCTGACGCCGCTGAGGCCGAACAGCACGGTCATCAGCAAGTCCTTGCCCTTGGGAAGGCGGGCGCGCGTGATGACCGCGTGCGCCGCGAAGAAGGCGCCGCCCAACACGGCCCGCCAGAAGGCCACTTCCAGCGGTGCGAGGCCGAGGGATCCGGCGAACTTTCCGAAAATGCCCAGCAAGCCCCACAGCGTTGCCGCCGTCATGATCAGCAAGGCCGAGGTGAGAG
This genomic stretch from Deinococcus yavapaiensis KR-236 harbors:
- a CDS encoding DeoR/GlpR family DNA-binding transcription regulator; translation: MQSRLRVILSELEQRERVTVDGLSNLLGVSKVTIRGDLETLQRQGLIHRTRGGAVRPFANHAERPLEETRKLYSNEKRRIGQFAANLIEDGDTVFLDVGSTTTEIARSISPLLRNVTVITSGLNIALELEKLPNITVVVTGGTLRRLQHSLVNPLGTRLLESLYADKLFLGCNGVDAQAGITNRNLEEAEIKRIMANNARETIVAADHSKLGEVSSAAILPLSRVRHIVTDRNATADKMALLREQGVQVHAV
- a CDS encoding ABC transporter ATP-binding protein, with the protein product MIELRQVTKVYPSGDSVVTAVHEVSYTFAPGLTAVVGPSGSGKSTLLNLLAGFDTPSGGSVLVDDVDIARLSETQRAALRLEKFGFVFQNYNLVAILSARENVEFPLMLAGVTPHERRERAERLLQSVGLGKRGGHLPSQLSGGEQQRVAIARALVTDPPILLADEPTGNLDTKTGASILELLLAPAAEGKTVVLITHDPNVAARADRVVHIRDGELEGTDIRTVAR
- a CDS encoding carbohydrate ABC transporter permease, whose translation is MSQALPDVGARARAVSTPKPRRGFTPLQLLVLGLFAIYSLVPLWWMFVTIFKDNGQLFSTFGLWFSSPSHLLDNVRKVFTHQDGIFPRWLLNSALYSTAIAIGSALTCATAGYAFSKFQFKGKNALFSLILGTIMVPGTALVLPLFLIMQNLGQAGIPLINTPWAFILPSIVNPFGLYLMRLFWDAGFPDELMEAARIDGASEGRIFWQLGLPLVRGGLVTVALFSFVAGWNNFFLPLMMLNSTELYPLTLGLSVWNNTTTGTERLYTMIVTGALISILPLVLAFLSLGRYWQGGLSAGAVKG
- a CDS encoding ABC transporter permease, which translates into the protein MRLPDLWQLALRGLLRRPVRTILTALGIVVAVASMVIFLSLGEGLRRVFASELGNIGPDLQISLNGFDAGGFAPEPNLPGSTVGQVNALKEQYGIKQVIPVALSVRGGLDPSSSYILYALPAALGVKAVFPNVAVAAGRLLQPSDEGRPVAVVGASAARNGGLKLGSTLRVNRRAAVKVVGVLSEGGGLTDSFILMPLTTLQDAIAAQGRLSIIALKLDEPTRAREVAKALSSKLQLEVQTQADFLNFIERALRISDAVRFGISLIALIVGGLAVANTVMMGVFERTREFGTLRAIGAKPAFVRSLVLTESLLLALAGGVGGIALGVLGILGVNAYTRNLANIDAAALTPRLALLAMLISLLLGLLAGLLPARSASRLKITEALGRI
- a CDS encoding DUF4127 family protein produces the protein MKAAFTIVLAFASCASARLALLPLDSRPATSDLPARIASLRSEDVSAAPTTLLGTRERGADVSALGAWLEAQDGGPLVVALDTLAYGGLVQSRSSDASVEEALKRLEVVRTWRARTGQPVYAFVTLPRQPDARNRARNFEVAKEMVEWARQGVFAELHVTWDDALPSSPAPAEGARLRSDAPRNVRVYPGADEVLSMLVARALSPAARRLAVEFSDPGAATRLAPYEGISLTDSVRLHAEGTGWTVVPSKSTPARLPFGGTVSEPTEPSDLTLFVFNGGDARRAALRVSQLLRSGHLAVADVSRVNQGTLPLWADLGTLDRPRDLASLGAWGTPGNNFGTVLAHAKIFLEGADPARQDALLARQVANDVIFSARVRSALRAAVPESDMGSDDAQRALVNLARSFFPLRLADTYELQSADLPWRRSFEWRFELRRETP
- a CDS encoding beta-galactosidase produces the protein MTSPSSLHLAVCDYPEHVPRDRWEAYARQQKELGLSFVRIAEFAWSRMEPREGQFEWSWLDDAVNVLHEAGLGVVLCTPTATPPAWLIRQHPEILPYDEFGRVRAFGSRRHYDFASPVYRAHSRRITRALAERYGQHPGLVGWQTDNEFGCHGTARSFGGASAAAFPAWLEKKYGTLDALNEAWGNVFWSMEYTAWEQIGPPNLTVTEANPSHVLDYARFCSDMIVEFQEQQVAILRELSPGRFVTHNFMIFESGFDHYRVSACLDFPTWDNYPTGMLEHFGKWVGEDLKTYYARTGHPDAIAFNHDLYRGLMRRPFWVMEQQCGQVNWAPYNPLPADGAVSLWTTQAWAHGADCVSYFRWRAATMAQEVLHSGLLRHDETPDRGFFEVERLKREDLVLGDVPAKVALLHDYESLWVLDQQPHGGPAYWEQTSSYYTALRSLGIDVEIVHPDAHLSRFALVVAPSLTMISDARLEKLRGDAAGRAFVFGPRTAFRTASGRAHENGQFGNFKTFFGARVLNFESLRPGLTIKAGGHEVTTWAEGYEPLEGAEVLAHYEGGPLEGAAAAVRHGQVVTIGANSTGLVWETLYRLAGELGLNPTPLPPGIRVSRRGGRTLVQNWNPERVTFEGRELGPVSWTLV
- a CDS encoding carbohydrate ABC transporter permease, which produces MSQGTLSPPRPRRSRRAVSSTTPWLFLAPFLLAFAVFYLAPVLYAVYLSLFIKKRVGFGPAKEVFAWFEQYSRALQDTAFLQSLGNIALFGLVQIPIMLGIAVALAIVLDSVKGRAQRFFRTVFYLPYTIPAVVAGLLWGYLYSPNLSPINQTLKAVGSGTVDMLSSTVVLWSVANIVTWTWTGYNMITLYASLQNVPTDIYEAAKIDGADGWNLTRYIKLPLLRPTIILTFIFSIIGTMQVFSEPFVLRPLGYVPDNLTPNTYIYLAASRDAQYGYAAAMAILIALVTFLFSTVFLRFARLGGDR
- a CDS encoding ABC transporter substrate-binding protein gives rise to the protein MKNVKLLVLIGLLSSSVTAQSSYQEPKLPKVSGNVNLTVWSWVPNLDKTVKEFEKIYPNIKVKVENLGGGPATYTKLQTALKAGSGAPDVVQIEYGYLPSFIDTGGLADLTKYGANEARNLFVPWTWGQVSPDGKSVYAIPQDTGPFAMVYRKDIFDKYKIAVPKTWNEYAKAAEQLSKASGGKVKMGNFYSTFSPWFIALAWQDGGQFFKRSGDGWVQTLDNSSAKKVLNYWNGLIKKGYVSTVPAFSADYWNAAGAGQIATNFEAAWGPGGYASSMKTKSAGQWRVASLPQWKAGASASGNWGGSSMAVTTQSKNPQAAAAFALWLNSSRTAVETNFKGGGLFPAAKAGLKLPALSDKTSPPIKFFGGQDINAVYAKASEGVNVNFQWAPWFPAVDANFNKQIDAMLKGKLTPDQALAAWQKESLDAARKDGYTVR
- a CDS encoding GNAT family N-acetyltransferase, encoding MTTPATLRPFEPTDLEYERFAAMLRFAQPDDPRSVDELRHLDASQAEGDVQYRFVLERGGAVIGGASGGTWRHNPLPGYFSLSLWLVPDAQTTEHAEALFDRVESALAPHAPDVLVAGAREDRWQLPLLLSKGFRETDRMFSSQLDVTAFDAAKFEAFEEKSRAAGVDVRPLSAFDWRNETFERRWYDLAVSLLADVPQATTFQPWPFETWRERIPRQPRLLEQATFFAVRDGELVGFTELRPSAKPDTLLTGLTGVRRGHRRLGVAQTLKLAATEYARTHGFRFVRTSNHAVNRPMLSINEAMGFVKDPARIHLERLAR